A stretch of Monomorium pharaonis isolate MP-MQ-018 chromosome 7, ASM1337386v2, whole genome shotgun sequence DNA encodes these proteins:
- the LOC105835217 gene encoding phosphatidate cytidylyltransferase, photoreceptor-specific translates to MSEVRKRTVDATSSAAARDVSDDQKEDVESEDDAKLEVEDLAKTLPQGTDHTPHILSSVLSGLPDRWRNWIIRTIFTWFMIAGFCLIIYGGPLALMITTLIVQVKCFEEIINIGYAVYRIHGLPWFRSLSWYFLITSNYFFYGENLMDYFAVVINRTGYLRVLVTYHRFISFCLYILGFVWFVLSLVKKYYMKQFSLFAWTHVALLIVVTQSYLIIQNIFEGLIWFIVPVSMIVINDVMAYMFGFFFGRTPLIKLSPKKTWEGFIGGGISTVILGLMMSYVMCQYRYFVCPIEYSETLGRMTMDCEPSSLFQPQEYTLPSSLQVISRMLNGKSTLTLYPFVLHSLSLSIFSSVIGPFGGFFASGFKRAFKIKDFGDVIPGHGGIMDRFDCQYLMATFVNVYISSFIHTASPQKLLQQVYSLKPEQQMQLFQTLRDSLENRGMLN, encoded by the exons ATGTCGGAGGTGCGCAAGAGGACCGTCGACGCGACGTCGTCGGCAGCGGCGCGAGACGTCAGCGACGATCAG aaagaaGATGTTGAATCTGAAGATGATGCGAAATTGGAGGTAGAAGATTTAGCAAAGACTCTACCTCAAGGAACTGACCATACCCCACATATTTTAAGTTCTGTTCTTTCCGGTCTTCCAGATCG ttggCGAAATTGGATAATTAGAACTATTTTTACTTGGTTTATGATAGCTGGATTTTGTCTCATTATTTATGGAGGTCCATTAGCGTTGATGATTACA ACATTGATTGTACAAGTAAAATGCTTcgaagaaattattaacattggATATGCTGTATATAGGATCCATGGTCTACCGTGGTTCAGATCTTTATCATGGTATTTTTTGATAACCtcgaattactttttttatggaGAAAACTTAATGGACTATTTTGCAGTGGTGATCAATCGAACG GGATATCTACGTGTGCTTGTTACGTATCATAGGTTTATCTCATTCTGTCTTTATATCCTTGGCTTCGTATGGTTTGTACTCTCACtcgtgaaaaaatattatatgaagcAATTTTCCTTATTTGCTTGGACGCACGtcgcattacttattgttGTGACACAGAGTTATCTTATTATCCAGAATATATTCGAAGGATTGATAtg GTTTATTGTACCTGTTAGTATGATTGTCATAAATGATGTGATGGCATATATGTTTGGCTTCTTCTTTGGGCGAAcaccattaataaaattatctccgAAGAAAACTTGGGAGGGCTTTATTGGTGGTGGTATTTCGACTGTCATACTTGGATTAATG ATGTCTTACGTTATGTGTCAGTATCGCTATTTCGTCTGTCCCATCGAGTATAGCGAAACTCTGGGAAGAATGACTATGGACTGTGAACCATCGAGCTTGTTTCAGCCACAAGAGTACACGTTGCCAAGCAGCCTTCAAGTGATATCAAGAATG TTAAACGGAAAGTCTACCTTGACATTGTATCCATTTGTTCTACATTCGTTGTCGCTGTCCATATTCAGCTCTGTAATTGGTCCGTTTGGAGGGTTCTTTGCTAGCGGATTCAAACGAGCGTTCAAAATTAAG GACTTTGGTGATGTAATTCCTGGTCATGGTGGAATAATGGATAGATTCGACTGTCAGTATTTAATGGCAACATTCGTGAATGTCtatatttcttcatttattCATACTGCATCGCCTCAAAAGCTATTACAGCag GTTTATAGCCTGAAGCCGGAGCAACAAATGCAACTTTTCCAAACGCTAAGAGACTCTTTGGAAAATAGGGGTatgctaaattaa